A segment of the Streptomyces sp. L2 genome:
CAGCGCGTCGAGTTCGGCGCGCGGGTCCGCGGATCCGTCGTCCTCCGGGGGCGGCGACGGGTCGGTGGTGACGGCGGTACGGCGCAGGGTGCCCTCGCCGGTGACCGGCGCGCCGTGGCTGCCGGTGATCCGGCTGTCGGTGATACGGCCGCGGGTGGTGGCGTCGGTGTGCAGTCCGTCGCGTTCGCTGTCGGTGAGGGCGCTGTCGCGGACGTCGAACTGGCTGTTGTCCTCGGCGAGGAGGCCGTGTCCGCCGGACCCGGTCACGGTCAGCTCCTCGGCGGTGAGGGAGGCGCTGTCCAGGAGGTGGACGCCGTGCCGCCCGGCCCGTTCCACGGTGCACCGGCGGGCGGTGAGGGAGGCGGTGTCACGGACGAAAAGACCGTCGGCGACGGTGTCGGTGACCTGGACGTCCCGGGCGGTGAGCCGGGCGGACCCGGTCAGTACGAGTCCGCAGTCGCCCAGGTCCCGCAGCCGCGCGCCGGTGAGGTCGCCGGCCGAGCCGCTGTCGGAGCCGTACACCCCGTATTTGCACCGCTCGGCGCGCAGTCCGTTGACCTCGACGGTGCCGTTCTTGCACAGCCGGACCGCCGACTCGGTCAGGGCGCGGGCGTCCAGTCCGGTGACGACGGCGTGCCCGTTCTCCACGAGCACTCCGGTGCGGGCGCCGTCGATCCGGCAGCCGTCGGCGCGCAGGCTGCCCCGCTGGTCGGCGTGGAGGGCGGTGTTGGACAGGTGGGTGAAGGAGCAGTCGGTCACCCGGCCGACGGCGTCCTCGGTGACGTGGACGGCGGTGTTGCGGCAGCTGTCGAAGACGCAGTCCGAGAAGGCCGGGTCGGCGCCGCCGGAGATGAGCGCGCCCGCGTTCGCGCCGGTCACGCGGGCGCGCGTGACGGTTCCGTGGCCCTGCTCGCGGAAGACGAGGGCGGTGCCGGCGAGGTCCTGGAACCGGCAGTCGCGCACCTCGGCGGCGGCGTGCTCCGTGACGAGGACGCCCTGGCCGCCGGTGCCGGTGAACACGCAGTCGGTGACGCGGGCGTGGCTGCCGGCGCCGGTGACGTGGACGGCGGCGGCCCGGGTGCCGGTGAAGGAGCATCCGATCGCCTCGGCGCGGCCGCCTTCGGTGACGCGGAGGGCGTCCTCGGCGGCCTCCGAGAACCGGGTGCCGACGAAGGCCGCACGGCCTCCACCGCTCAACGTGACCGCTCCCACGGCGAGTTCGCCGCCGGTCACGGTGACCTCGGCGTCCTTTCCGGCGGTCAGCGCGGCGGCCCCGGGCCGTCCTTCGAGCCGGCAGTCGCGCAGGGCGAGCCGTCCGGCACCGGCGCCGACGGCCGCCTTGCCGCCCGCGATGACGGTCAGACCGGTCAGCACGGCGCTGCCGGTGGCGGTGACGGTGGTCTCCCCGGACCGCTCGACCACCACCGTGCCCGGCCCGTGGACCGCGCGGATCTCCACATCGCCCTTGAGGACGAGGGGATCGCGGTACCGGCCGGGCTCGACCAGCACGCACACGGGTCCCTCGCCGCCGTGCGCGCGCAGCGCCGCCGCGATCGTGCGGTGCCCCCGGGTCGCGGAGCGGCCGACCCGCAGTACCCGCACCTCCCCGGCGGCGGCCGTACGGGACGCGGGTGGCGGGGCCGGCGGGTCCGGGGGCGGTGGTACGGCGCCGGGGGCGGGGGCGGCCCAGCGGCGCACGCCCTCGCTGCCCCGGGCCGGGCCGGTGACACGGGCGCCGTACGCGGCGAGGGTGTAGGCGAGTTGCTCGGGGTGCACCGACAGGCCGTGCGGTTCGCCGACGGGGCCCGCCAGCACGGGCACGACCTCCAGCGGCCCGCCGGGGACCGCCCGGAAGCAGCCCCGCAGCGGTTCCACGACCGGCGGCGGGTACGGCGGCGCCGTCGGCACGCGCTGGACGGTGCCGTCGGCCGCCGCCTGGAAGCCGGAGGCCGGCGCGGCGTCCGGCCGGTGGACGAGCAGGGTCCAGCGGGGCCTCAGCTCCCCCGCCGGGCCGGGCGGCGAACCGATCTCCAGGGAGGCCGCCTCGGCCCAGGTCAGCGCGCGTTCGTCGGCGCCAATACGCAGCCGCAGGCCCTCGTCGTCCAGGTACAGCGCGCAGCGGCGGCCGAGCAGCCGGTCGAGTGCGGTGAGCGCCGGCAGGACGACGGCGGGGGCGGCGAGCGCGCTGCCGACGTACACCCAGTGCAGGCCGGCGCCCGGCCGGACGCCGCTGTGCCACAGGTAGCCCCAGCAGCACAGCAGCCAGACGGCGACGGACAGCCCCCGGGCGCGGCGGGCGGCCCGGGCCGCGAACGGGGACCGCAGCCGGCCCGGGACCCGGTGGCCGGACTCCCCGTGCGGGGGCAGTCCGGTACGGCGCCAGCGGGGGCCGGCGTGGGTGCCGAGCGCGGTGTCCAGGGCGGCCGGGTCGGCGTCCAGCAGGCGCAGGTCGATGGTGAGGCCCTGCCAGTGCGGGTCCCAACGGGGCGTCAGCCGGAACGGGGACAGGGCGAGGGAGAGCGGGGCGTGCCGGGGCCGGCGCCGGCCGTCCGGGGCCACGGTGCGGACCAGCAACTGATCCGGGAACCGGTGGTCCGTGCGCGACAGGCGCCGGCCGGCCACTGGGACCACGCAGATCACGTCGATCTCCGCCCAGTGCAGCGTGGTCCGGCGCAGCGGGCCGCGCCACTGGAGGCCGGACGCGTCGACGACGAGCGCGAACGGCAGCAGGGAGGTCAGCAGGAGCCGCAGGCCGGCCAGCGCCAGGACGGCCGCACCGGCGACGCTCACGGCGAGCACGGGCCACGGCGAGTGCGCCGCGCGGGCGCCGTCGGCGGACAGGCAGCAGACCAGCGCGGCGACGCCGGAAGCGGACGCGGCCCACAGCCGGTTCTGCACGGTCTGCAGATCGCGGTGGAAGGTGGCGCGGGGCGTACGGGGACGTGGCGGCGCGCCCGCAGTACGTGCGGCGTCTGTCGTCCCTGCGGTGTCCGCCGTCCCTGCGGTGTCCGTCGGGTTCCCGGTGCCGAGCCGGACGTCCACGCGTACCCCCGTCCGCTGTTCCTGGGATCAAGCGTAGAGGATCCGACTACCATGGGTGATGTGTCGTCATCCGAGGTCCGAGATACACAACTTGCCTTGCTCTGTGCCCAGTTGCCCCGACTGCGGCAGATCAGCCGGGGGCCGGTGGGGGCGGCGAGACGCCCGCTGATCGACCGTGCGCTGCGTGCCGCGCGGGCGGGTGAGCCGGTCGAGGAGTATCTGGCCGAACTGGGCCTGCTGAACCGGCCTCCCGTTCCGGAGCCGGAGCTGGACGGGAGGTGGATCCCGGCCGGCGGACTGCCCCGGACGACCCTGCCGACGGCTGTCGCGGACGACGGTCCGCACGCGGTGTCCGGTGAGCACGTCTGCCCGCGCGGGGCGTGCTCCCGGCGGGAGCGGCGGGGGGCTGGCGAACAGCTGCCGGTGTGCGAGGTGTTCGACGTGGCGCTGCGCTTCGAAGCCGAGAGCTGAGCGGGTCGGCATGCTGACGGGGCTCGCCACGGACGTCGGCCGGAAGCTGGCCGAGCGCTGGGCGGCGGCCGTGGTGCTGCCGGGCCTGGTGTTCACCGCGCTGGCGGCGGCCGGTATGACGCTGGGCCAGCGGCACTGGTCGGACCTGGATTTGCTGCGGCACCGGCTGCGGGCGCTGACCGCCGACGGCTCCGGGTCCACGCGTACGGCGGTGCTGCTGCTCGGGGTACTGGCCGCGTCCTTCGCCGCGGGCCTGCTGGCGGACGCGCTGACCGGGCCGTACGAGCGGGCCCTGATGGGGAGCTGGCCCGGGCCGCTGGGCCGTGTGGCGGGCGCGCTCACCGAGCGGCGGCGCCGGTTGTGGGACGCCCGTGACCGCGCCTGCCGCGAGGCGCGGGAGGCCCGTGAGCTGGGGCCGTTGGAGGCCGCGCGCAACGATGTCGCGCTGGTCCGTCCGCAGTGCCCGACCTGGGCCGGGGACCGGCTGCGCGCCCCGGCCGCGCGGATCCGGCTGGAGTACCGGCTGGAACTGGCCGACGCGTGGCCGCGTTTGTGGCTGCTGCTGCCCGACTCCACGCGGCAGCCGCTGATCGAGTCACGGCAGCGGCTGGACGAGGCGATGCGGCTGGGTGGGTGGGCGGTGCTGTATCTGCTGCTGGGCGCGGTGTGGTGGCCGGGCGCGGTCGCCGGGGCGGGCGCTGCGCTGGTCGCCTGGCGGCGGGGGCGGGAACGGGCGGAGGAGTACGCGGAGTTGGTGGAGTCCGCGGTGGATGTCCACTTGCCGGAGCTGTACGAGCGCTTCGACGGGGAGAGCCGGCCGGTGCGGGCCGGGCTCGGGCCCGCCGTCACCGAGCGCTTTCGGAAGGGGGCGGGGGCGCGGCGCGGATGAGGGGTGGCTGACTGCCGGTTCACTGGTGCTGGTGCGTGGTGGCTGACCGCCGGTTCACTGGTGCGGGTACGCGGTGGCTGGGCGCGCAGTTCCCCGCGCCCCTGGGGAGTTGTGGTGCGGCTGGTTTTCTGGGTGAGCGGAGTTGGGCTCGGGCGATGCGCAGTTCCCCGCGCCCCTTGCGGAGTTGCTGTGCGGGGAGTTTGAGAGGTGAGCGGGGTGGCTGGGGAAGGTGGTGTGGGGTGGATGGGTGAGCGGGAGCGGTTGTTGGGGGTTGTGCGGGGGCGGGTGGACGGGGTGGGGGGTGGGGACGGGGCCGCGGCGCTGCATACCGAG
Coding sequences within it:
- a CDS encoding right-handed parallel beta-helix repeat-containing protein; its protein translation is MDVRLGTGNPTDTAGTADTAGTTDAARTAGAPPRPRTPRATFHRDLQTVQNRLWAASASGVAALVCCLSADGARAAHSPWPVLAVSVAGAAVLALAGLRLLLTSLLPFALVVDASGLQWRGPLRRTTLHWAEIDVICVVPVAGRRLSRTDHRFPDQLLVRTVAPDGRRRPRHAPLSLALSPFRLTPRWDPHWQGLTIDLRLLDADPAALDTALGTHAGPRWRRTGLPPHGESGHRVPGRLRSPFAARAARRARGLSVAVWLLCCWGYLWHSGVRPGAGLHWVYVGSALAAPAVVLPALTALDRLLGRRCALYLDDEGLRLRIGADERALTWAEAASLEIGSPPGPAGELRPRWTLLVHRPDAAPASGFQAAADGTVQRVPTAPPYPPPVVEPLRGCFRAVPGGPLEVVPVLAGPVGEPHGLSVHPEQLAYTLAAYGARVTGPARGSEGVRRWAAPAPGAVPPPPDPPAPPPASRTAAAGEVRVLRVGRSATRGHRTIAAALRAHGGEGPVCVLVEPGRYRDPLVLKGDVEIRAVHGPGTVVVERSGETTVTATGSAVLTGLTVIAGGKAAVGAGAGRLALRDCRLEGRPGAAALTAGKDAEVTVTGGELAVGAVTLSGGGRAAFVGTRFSEAAEDALRVTEGGRAEAIGCSFTGTRAAAVHVTGAGSHARVTDCVFTGTGGQGVLVTEHAAAEVRDCRFQDLAGTALVFREQGHGTVTRARVTGANAGALISGGADPAFSDCVFDSCRNTAVHVTEDAVGRVTDCSFTHLSNTALHADQRGSLRADGCRIDGARTGVLVENGHAVVTGLDARALTESAVRLCKNGTVEVNGLRAERCKYGVYGSDSGSAGDLTGARLRDLGDCGLVLTGSARLTARDVQVTDTVADGLFVRDTASLTARRCTVERAGRHGVHLLDSASLTAEELTVTGSGGHGLLAEDNSQFDVRDSALTDSERDGLHTDATTRGRITDSRITGSHGAPVTGEGTLRRTAVTTDPSPPPEDDGSADPRAELDALIGLDEAKHQVRTQVDLLRLTGLRRDAGLPAPPGSRHLVFSGPPGTGKTTVGRLYGRILADLGLLADGRLVEAHRSDLVGQYLGATALKTRAVFDSARGGVLFIDEAYSLARRFGVNHDLGQEAIDELTKLMEDHRDDVVVIAAGYPAEMDEFLAANPGLASRFSRTVSFRPYTPDELVRIVRHLVRRHGFELDAGVDELLLARFRARADASEPANGRDARTLFEGMVERMAVRLADVERPGHQELLVLRTDDLP